The Deinococcus metallilatus genome segment CCTTCCAGTCTGGGGCACTGCCCCTGGGCTCGACGTTGTTCAGGCGCATGTCCACCTGCCGCGCGGCGACCACCTCCACCTCCATATCCTCGCCCAATTTCCCCTGAATCCGCGGTTCAAGGCTGGACCGCAGGTGGTCCAAGAGCTTGTGAGGGTGACCCGCACAACCGGGGTAGGCCCAGGCGCTTTGTTCCCCAGTTCAGGGCACGAACGAGGCCTGGAACCGGAAGCGGTCACTCCTCACCCAGGAGTTCACGTAGCTGACCCGCCGCTCCCCACTGAACGCCGTCCGGCGAATCAGCAGGACCGCCGTGCCGGGGGGGCCCCGCAGGAGCCCCGCCTCCTCGGCCAGCAGATTCACCGCACGAGTTGCACCAATGCTGTACTCCACCCCTGGATGCAGCAAACCCTGACCGAAGTCTTGGCGACGCTCCCGGTGGCAACAGTGTTGCCACCGGCACAAAATCGTATGGCATGGGAACGCTGGCAAGAGGGGTTGAGCGTGAAGTTCACGTTGCTGGAGGTCTTGCCCCACTCCGCCTGTTGCTGGTCTTGGACAACCTCACCGGGCACAAGACGCCGGACCTGGTGTGCTGATTGATGCGGCATGATGCCATGCCGCTGTACACCCCGGTGGCGGGAAGCTGGCTGAACATGGCCGAGTCCATTCAGCGCATCCTGGTTCGGCGTGCCCTCGCAGGCCACTGTCCCACCAGTGCAGCACAGGTGATCAAGGGGTTGGAAGCCAGTGCACGAGGGTGGAACAGTCACCCCACACCCTTCATCTGGGGAGGAAAACGACGAGCCCGCCGACAGCGGGCTCGTGCAAGAGGACATCCTTTGGGCGGTTCTGGCGCCTCCACCCTTCAGGTGGTCCGATGAAATCCTATGTTCGTACCAACTGACCCACCAGAACCTCACGGCGGGGTGGAGGACGCCGAATTATTCAGAATGAACAGCACCTGCTCGAAGGCCTCGGGGCCGACCTGGATCGCCCCGGTAAAGGACCGGTCGAGGGCCATCGCCAGGAACAGGATCAGCGCGATGGTCGCCGAGAGCGCCGCAACCATCAGGGCCTGCGACCGCACGTTCCGGACCCCGAAGAAGTACGCGAAGGCGATGGTGATCACGCCCCCACCCCACAACACGCCCCACATCAGGCCGGGCAGGTGGATCCGGCCGCTCAGCAGGCGCAGCCGC includes the following:
- a CDS encoding UTRA domain-containing protein, which produces MNLLAEEAGLLRGPPGTAVLLIRRTAFSGERRVSYVNSWVRSDRFRFQASFVP